The genomic interval TCGTAAGGAGTTGAAGGAACTACAACTTTAAGACCTGGAGTATTAGCAAACCAGTTTTCTAAAGCTTGAGAGTGAGTAGCTCCTAATTGACCAGCAGAAGCTGTTGGTCCGCGGAAAACGATAGGCACATTAAATTGTCCACCAGTCATTTGACGCATTTTAGCAGCATTATTTATAATTTGATCAATACCAACTAAACAGAAGTTGAAAGTCATATATTCTACAATCGGTCGGTTTCCATTCATTGCAGAACCTACTGCAATTCCTGTAAAACCAAGCTCAGCAATTGGAGTATCGATTACTCTTTTTTCTCCAAACTCAGCAAGCATTCCTTTTGAAGCTTTGTATGCTCCATTATATTCTGCAACCTCTTCGCCCATTAAATATATGGATTCATCGTGACGCATTTCTTCGCTCATCGCTTCACAAATGGCCTCTCTAAATTGTATTGTTCTCATATTTTATTTTGTATGTTGAATTTTCTGAAGAGCAAAAATAAATATTTTAAATAACTTAAAAGCAAAAATTGAATTTAAAATCGCACTAACTTCTCACCATCTTTAGCATTTAACTTTTTAAACTTAATTGTAATAGTAACGAAAACGATATAATAGCGTATAATTCACACTTCTTCTGCCCTAATCATTTTTTTTACAAACTTTAATTTATTTGTTTAATTCTTGTTTCTTCTAAATTCATTCACTAAAACGTAAAAAACCAAAATTTAGTATTAATCAGACAAAAAATAAATATGCAGCATGCCTTCAAAAATTGCAAAATTCCTAACAATCAGCCAAAATGAATGATTTTTTACTTTTAGATTCCGATTAAATTCATCCAAAATAACGTAATTCACGAAATCGTAATAGTTTTAAAAAATATTATGCGTGCATAGTATAATTATTCCAAATAATATTCTAAATTTGTAAAAGCATATTATAAATTCAAAATATATACTTATGAAAATACTAGTTTGCATCAGCCATGTGCCTGATACTACTTCAAAAATTAACTTTACAAACGGCGATTCAGAATTTGATACAGCCGGCGTACAATATGTAATTAATCCTAACGACGAATTCGGTCTTACGCGTGCAATCTGGTTCCAAGAACAACAAGGTGCAAATGTAACGGTTGTAAACGTTGGTGGTCCAGATACAGAACCAACATTGCGTAAAGCTTTGGCAATTGGTGCTAATGAAGCTATTCGTGTAAACGCAAATCCAACTGACGGATTTTTTGTTGCAAAACAATTAGCAGAAGTAATTAAAAACGGTGGTTACGATCTTGTAATTGCAGGAAAAGAATCTTTAGATTATAATGGCGGAATGGTTCCTGGAATGATTGCAGGAATTTTAGGATCAAACTTTTTAAACTCTTGCACATCTCTAACTGTTGACGGAACTAACGTAAAAGCAGTTCGTGAAATTGATGGAGGAAAAGAAACTGTAAGCACTACTCTACCATTAATTATTGGAGCTCAAAAAGGTCTTGTTGAAGAAAAAGATTTACGTATTCCGAATATGAGAGGAATTATGACTGCAAGAACTAAAGCTTTAACTATTCTTGAGCCAGTTGACGCTCCTGCAAATACAAAAGCAGTGAAATTTGAAAAACCAGCTCCAAAATCAGCAGTAAAATTAGTTTCTCCTGATAATTTAGATGAGTTAATCAATTTATTACACAACGAGGCTAAAGTGATTTAAGATTGTAGATTTTAGATTGCAGATCGCAATACTAAATCTAAAATCAACATTTGATTCACTTCAAAATCTAAAATCAATAATCTTTTTAGATTTCAATTTTAAAAATCTGAAATCTAAAATCTAAAATCTAAAATTATTATGTCAATATTAATATATGCAGAATCTGCAGAAGGAAAATTTAAAAAAGTAGCTTTCGAATTAGCTTCTTACGCAAAAAAAGTAGCCGAAAGTTTAGGAACAACTGTTACAGCTTTAACTGTAAACATTAGTGACGTAAGCGAATTGGGCAAATACGGAGTTGATAAAGTTCTAAAAGTAAACAACGACAAATTAGCTGGTTTTACTGCCAAAGCTTACGCCGACGTAATTAAACAAGCTGCTCAAAAAGAAGGAACTAAATTAGTTTTACTTTCCTCAACAACAGACAGCATTTATCTTTCATCATTAGTAGCCGTTTCTTTAGAAGCTGGTTTCGCTTCAAATGTTGTAGGATTACCTGTTAGCACTTCTCCTTTCCAAGTAAAAAGAAATGCTTTCTCAAACAAAGCTTTTAATATTACACAAATTGATACCGATGTAAAAGTTCTTGGTCTAGCTAAAAACTCTTACGGAATTTTCGAAAGTGCAGGATCTGCAACTGAAGAAGATTTTAACCCAACAATCGGAGATAACGATTTTGGTGTAAAAGTAGAATCTGTAGAAAAAGTTTCTGGAAAAGTTTCTATCGCCGATGCTGATATTGTAGTTTCTGGCGGACGTGGATTAAAAGGTCCAGAAAATTGGGGGTTAATTGAAGATCTTGCTGCTGTTTTAGGCGCTGCAACTGCATGTTCTAAACCAGTTTCAGATTTAGGATGGAGACCTCATAGCGAGCACGTTGGACAAACAGGAAAACCAGTTGCAACTAACTTATATATTGCAGTTGGAATCTCTGGAGCTATCCAGCACATTGCGGGTATTAACTCATCTAAAGTAAAAGTTGTAATCAATAATGATCCTGAAGCTCCATTCTTTAAAGTTGCTGATTATGGCGTTGTTGGCGATGCTTTTGAAATTATACCGCAATTAACAGAGAAATTAAAAGCTTTTAAAGCTCAGCATTCTTAATTCAAGAATTCTCTTCAAAATATTTGCTGCCTAAAAACAAGATATTGTATCTTTGTTTATAGGCAGCTTTTTTGTTCCATATTTTTTGACTAAAATTGCAGCTTTATTTTTCAAACACAAAAAGCATTAAAATGCGGTGCTAAGTGCCCGTTTTACAAACATATATGAGTCTAGTAAAATTATCTATAAAAGGAATTTCATACAGTCAAACTCAAAATGGCGCTTATGCCTTAATTTTGAATGAAGTTGATGGTGAAAGAAAATTACCTATTGTAATTGGCGCTTTCGAAGCCCAGTCAATCGCTATTGCTTTAGAAAAAGAGATAAAACCACCTCGTCCATTAACACACGATTTATTCAAAAATTTTGCTGAAAGATTTGACATAGTAGTAAAACAAGTTATTATTCATAAACTTGTTGATGGTGTTTTTTATTCTAGTTTAATTTGCGAAAGAGATAAAATCGAAGAAATTATTGATGCGAGAACTTCTGATGCCATTGCGTTAGCATTGCGATTTAATGCTCCGATTTTCACCTATAAAAACATCTTGGATAAAGCCGGAATTTATTTAAAATCGAATACTGCCGAAACAGATTCTGGAGCTCAAGAAATTGACGATGTTCTTTCTAACCCTGAAACTTTCGGGCGTGAAGAAGAAAGCAACCAATCTGGTGACGTATATTCTAAACACAGTTTACAAGAATTAAATGACCTTCTTGACCAAGCAGTTTCTCAAGAAGATTACGAAAAAGCAGCAAAAATTAGAGACGAAATCTCGAAACGTTAGGCATTACGCTACAAGCTTTAGGCAATAAGCGTAAAGCATGAAGCAAAAAAGAAATTAATGATCAAACGTAAGCGTTAGGCAAAAGCTTAAAGCCTACAGCATAAAGCTTAAAGCAATTATGAAACAATACTTAGATTTAGTAAAACACGTTTTAGAAAACGGCAATCAAAAAGGAGATCGTACAGGGACTGGAACAAAAAGCGTTTTCGGATATCAAATGCGTTTTGATTTAAGTGAAGGTTTCCCAATGGTTACGACCAAAAAATTACATTTAAAATCGATTATTTACGAATTGCTTTGGTTTTTAAAAGGCGATACGAATATCAAATATCTTCAGGAAAACGGAGTTAAAATCTGGGATGAATGGGCAGATTCTAACGGTGATTTAGGTCCTGTTTATGGACATCAATGGAGAAATTGGAATAGTGAAGAAATAGATCAGATTTCTGAATTAATTACCGAATTAAAGACAAATCCTAACAGCCGAAGAATGTTGGTTTCTGCTTGGAATCCTTCGGTTTTACCAGATACTAAAAAGTCTTTTGAGGAAAATGTTGCAAACAATAAAGCAGCATTACCTCCATGTCATGCATTTTTTCAGTTTTATGTTGCCGCTCCAGATTTAGAAAAAGGCGAAACTAAAGGGAAACTTTCTTGTCAATTATACCAAAGAAGTGCTGATATCTTTTTAGGCGTTCCTTTTAATATTGCTTCTTATGCATTATTGACGATGATGATTGCTCAGGTTTGCGATTTAGAAGCAGGAGATTTTATCCACACTTTTGGTGATGCACATATTTACAATAATCATTTTGAACAATTGAAATTGCAATTAACACGCGAACCAAAACCATTACCAAAAATGATTTTAAATCCAGAGATTAAAAACATTTTCGATTTTGATTTCAATGATTTTACCTTAGTTGACTATGATCCACATCCTGCTATTAAAGGAAGTGTTGCTGTATAAAATAAAAAATCCGCTTACTAAGCGGATTTTTTTATACAACTAATACACTGTTTTCGCTACCAGCGTAATCATTCCATTTGTAAAAATCTGCTTCAGGATCATTTACATAGATGCCGTCAATTACGTACTTAAATTCATAAATCGCATCTTTAACCAAATCATAAGTAGCTTTAAAAGTACCATTTTTCAGCTTACTTAAAGTTCCTTCCTCAACATTCCAATTATTAAAATCTCCAACGACCGCTGCCGAATCAGCATCTTTGGCATCTATAGAAAATGTAACTTTACATACGGGTTTCGTTTTTACGAATTGCTTCTTTAAAGACATAACTATTTAGTTTTTAGATTTATATAACTAAAATTAATCAAAATCGACGAAACCTTCACCACTACACTATTCGATTTATCATAATATTAAAAAGAGCAACTTATTTTAGCTTTATCTGTAATTTAAAGTGCTTAAAATTTTGTATTTCAAATTCACTGCGTTTTTAAAGACAAATATTCTGTAGTCAAAATATTGACTTTCAAAAATAAATTTTAACTTTATAATCTCATTTTTATCTTATGGAAAAAGAAGTGCACGAACAATACGAATACGCTAGACGACGATTAAGACAAAAAAAAGTTTTATATCTTCATTTTGTTCTTTTCCTACTTGGAAGTTTATTTTTATTTATTGCCAATAGATTTTTTGGTTTTGGAGAAGGAACAACCCAAAATTGGTGTATTTGGGGTATAACAATCTGGCTTTTTATTTTTATCCTGCATTTTATTAAAGTATATATCACTGATCGCTTTATGAATAAAAAATGGGAAAGAGAACAAATTGACAGATTAGTTGCTTTACAGCAAAAAAGAATTAGTCAGCTTGAATCTTCAATTGACCAAGAAAATCAGAATAAAATTTAGTAAACACCTACCATGATTATAATGATAGCGGCAGCTGCCGAAAATAATGCGCTTGGAAAAAATAATGAATTAGTATGGCACTTGCCAAATGATTTCAAAAGATTCAAATCTCTTACTACTGGTCATTATATTATTATGGGTAGAAAAACTTTTGAAAGTTTCCCAAAACCATTGCCTAATCGCACGCATGTTGTAATAACACGTCAGGAAAACTATAAACCAGAAGGCTGTATTGTTGTTGATAGTATTGAAAAAGCAATCGCAATATGTCCTGAAAATGAAGATAATTATATTATAGGCGGAGGTGAAATTTACAATTTAGCGCTTCCTTTTACAGATATAATTGAACTTACAAAAGTTCATCATACTTTTGAAGCAGATGCTTTCTTTCCTAAATTGAATAAAAACGAATGGATTTTGGTAGAATCTGAAGAAAACTTTAAAGATGAAAAACATCTTTTCGATTATACTTACGAAACATATATTAGAAAATAAAAAACATCCTCTTTTCAGAGGATGTTTTTAAAATGATCGATTTTTCTAACCGGACTCGTTCAAGAATTAGCTTTGTTAAAAATCACAAATGTTTAAAACATTTGATAAACTGAATAACATTTAATGTTAATTTGAGACCTAAATCTCAAAAAGCCTTTAATAACAAATACCACTAAGATATTAAAGGCAGAAAATTAAAATTTCCAAAAACAAATTTAATCCTAAGAACGTATTTTGCGCTTCAAAATTAGTATATCCCCCCAAAGAATAATACTATTCAAAACTTTTTCAAGAACAGATAAAATACCAGCACAAAAAAGTATTTATCTGATTTAAGTCATTGTTGGTTTATCAATCATTTAAAACTTAATCATTTTTACTTCAGCAAAGTTGTTCAAAATAGGAACAATGCACAATACCAACTTTTAGTGATTTTAGCAAAATACCTAGATTTAGGGATGCTTTTAAAAGCTTAAAACAAATCCTTTTAAAACATTTAATTACTAAGCAAAAAACTCAATTACAGTTTAACTAGATTGTTTATATTTGCCTAAATAAAAAAAATGTCTGAAAAAATAACTCCGTATAAAGACTCTTCTTTAGGTAAAAAAGAGCAAGTAACCCAAATGTTCGACACCATTTCTGGGAACTACGATAATTTAAATCGTGTCATCTCGTTTGGAATTGATGTAAAGTGGCGTAAAAAAGTATTAAAAATAGTCTCAGACAAAAAACCAAAAATCGTTTTAGACATTGCAACTGGAACAGGTGATTTAGCTATTTTATTGACACAAACTAAAGCTGAAAAAATTATCGGTCTTGATATTTCTGCTGGAATGCTGGAAGTTGGAAAAAAGAAAGTTGAAGAAAAAAATCTCTCTAATATAATTGAATTAGTTTTAGGCGATTCTGAAAATATGCCTTTTGAAGACAATTATTTTGATGCTATCACTGTTGGTTTTGGAGTTAGAAACTTTGAACATCTTGAAAAAGGTTTTGCCGAAATTTTAAGAGTTCTAAAACCTGGAGGTGTTTTTGTAATCTTAGAAACTTCTGTGCCAGACAAATTTCCGTACAAACAAGGTTACAATTTTTACAGCAAAAATATATTGCCTTTAATTGGAAAATTATTTTCTAAGGATAATGACGCTTATGGTTATTTATCTGAATCTGCTGCTGCTTTTCCATATGGAGAAGCCTTAAACAATATTTTGAGAAAAACTGGGTTTATAGATGTTGTGGCAATGCCTCAAACTTTTGGTGTCGCAACAATTTATTCTGCATCTAAAAAATAGTATGAAAAAAGCTGTAATCTTATTTTTATTAGTCTTAACTACAAAAGGATATTCGCAATTTGCTAAAAATCTATTTAGCAAAGACCCTATTATTAATCTTGAAAACTGGCAAAAGCAGCGTGTCTACTTTGGCTATTATTTAGGCTTTAACAGTTTTGACTTTAAATTTGATTACAAAACCCCAGTTCCCGATGATATTCAGGTAAAAAAAACTACGGGGTTTAATGTTGGTGTTGTAGCCGATTTGAGATTGCAGGAATATATTAATCTTCGTTTTGAACCTGGATTATATTATACAAAACGTGATTTATACTTTCCTGGTGTAGGAACATCAGAGAATGATTATTTAAGAGAGGTAAATAGTACATATATTCATTTTCCATTATTATTAAAATTCTCGGCTTTGCGCACAGGAAACGTTAGACCTTATTTAGTGGGCGGTATGTCTACAACTTTAAATTTATCTAGTAATTCCAAATCTCAGGACGATAATTACCAGCAGAAATTTAGAGTAAAACAATGGACAGCTGCTTATGAAGTTGGTTTTGGAATTGACATTTTTACCGAATATTTCATCTTTTCTCCTTCAGTAAGAGGAATGTTCGGCATAACAGACGAATTAATTCGAGACAACACCTCGCCTAGCGCTTACACAGACAATATCGATTCAATGAAATCTAGAGCGATTTTAATAAATTTCACTTTTCATTAAAACAAAATCTTAACTATTTCGTTTAAATTCACTAAGAATAATTGCTGTTGCGGTAGCTACATTTAAACTTTCGGTTTTTTGCAGGTCTCCAAATCTAGGAATTGTTAGACGAGAAGTTACTAATTTTTCAATTTCAGATGATATCCCATTGGCTTCATTACCCATTATAATGATTCCGTCATGAGGTAAATTAGATTGATAAATATTTTCTCCGTCCATAAAAGTTCCAAAAACAGGCAGTTTGGTTTGCGTTAGGAAAACATTCAAATCAAGATAGTTAACATTTACTCTAGAAATAGATCCCATTGTAGCTTGTACCACTTTTGGATTGTAAATATCTACTGTTTCTTTTGAACAAATTACCTGTTTAATGCCAAACCAATCGCACAGACGTAAAATAGTTCCAAGATTTCCAGGATCTCGAATATCGTCTAAAGCTAAAATCAGACCTGAATCGATAATTTTCTTTTCGGCTGGAATTTTAAAAACTGCTAAACAAGAATTTGGAGTTGACAAAGCACTTATTTTCTTAAGTTCTTGCTCATTAATTATAGTTCGTTTTGAA from Flavobacterium sp. YJ01 carries:
- a CDS encoding dihydrofolate reductase, translated to MIIMIAAAAENNALGKNNELVWHLPNDFKRFKSLTTGHYIIMGRKTFESFPKPLPNRTHVVITRQENYKPEGCIVVDSIEKAIAICPENEDNYIIGGGEIYNLALPFTDIIELTKVHHTFEADAFFPKLNKNEWILVESEENFKDEKHLFDYTYETYIRK
- a CDS encoding electron transfer flavoprotein subunit alpha/FixB family protein, with product MSILIYAESAEGKFKKVAFELASYAKKVAESLGTTVTALTVNISDVSELGKYGVDKVLKVNNDKLAGFTAKAYADVIKQAAQKEGTKLVLLSSTTDSIYLSSLVAVSLEAGFASNVVGLPVSTSPFQVKRNAFSNKAFNITQIDTDVKVLGLAKNSYGIFESAGSATEEDFNPTIGDNDFGVKVESVEKVSGKVSIADADIVVSGGRGLKGPENWGLIEDLAAVLGAATACSKPVSDLGWRPHSEHVGQTGKPVATNLYIAVGISGAIQHIAGINSSKVKVVINNDPEAPFFKVADYGVVGDAFEIIPQLTEKLKAFKAQHS
- a CDS encoding isoamylase early set domain-containing protein — protein: MSLKKQFVKTKPVCKVTFSIDAKDADSAAVVGDFNNWNVEEGTLSKLKNGTFKATYDLVKDAIYEFKYVIDGIYVNDPEADFYKWNDYAGSENSVLVV
- a CDS encoding bifunctional nuclease family protein, giving the protein MSLVKLSIKGISYSQTQNGAYALILNEVDGERKLPIVIGAFEAQSIAIALEKEIKPPRPLTHDLFKNFAERFDIVVKQVIIHKLVDGVFYSSLICERDKIEEIIDARTSDAIALALRFNAPIFTYKNILDKAGIYLKSNTAETDSGAQEIDDVLSNPETFGREEESNQSGDVYSKHSLQELNDLLDQAVSQEDYEKAAKIRDEISKR
- a CDS encoding 2TM domain-containing protein codes for the protein MEKEVHEQYEYARRRLRQKKVLYLHFVLFLLGSLFLFIANRFFGFGEGTTQNWCIWGITIWLFIFILHFIKVYITDRFMNKKWEREQIDRLVALQQKRISQLESSIDQENQNKI
- the ubiE gene encoding bifunctional demethylmenaquinone methyltransferase/2-methoxy-6-polyprenyl-1,4-benzoquinol methylase UbiE, encoding MSEKITPYKDSSLGKKEQVTQMFDTISGNYDNLNRVISFGIDVKWRKKVLKIVSDKKPKIVLDIATGTGDLAILLTQTKAEKIIGLDISAGMLEVGKKKVEEKNLSNIIELVLGDSENMPFEDNYFDAITVGFGVRNFEHLEKGFAEILRVLKPGGVFVILETSVPDKFPYKQGYNFYSKNILPLIGKLFSKDNDAYGYLSESAAAFPYGEALNNILRKTGFIDVVAMPQTFGVATIYSASKK
- a CDS encoding thymidylate synthase, translated to MKQYLDLVKHVLENGNQKGDRTGTGTKSVFGYQMRFDLSEGFPMVTTKKLHLKSIIYELLWFLKGDTNIKYLQENGVKIWDEWADSNGDLGPVYGHQWRNWNSEEIDQISELITELKTNPNSRRMLVSAWNPSVLPDTKKSFEENVANNKAALPPCHAFFQFYVAAPDLEKGETKGKLSCQLYQRSADIFLGVPFNIASYALLTMMIAQVCDLEAGDFIHTFGDAHIYNNHFEQLKLQLTREPKPLPKMILNPEIKNIFDFDFNDFTLVDYDPHPAIKGSVAV
- a CDS encoding electron transfer flavoprotein subunit beta/FixA family protein, whose protein sequence is MKILVCISHVPDTTSKINFTNGDSEFDTAGVQYVINPNDEFGLTRAIWFQEQQGANVTVVNVGGPDTEPTLRKALAIGANEAIRVNANPTDGFFVAKQLAEVIKNGGYDLVIAGKESLDYNGGMVPGMIAGILGSNFLNSCTSLTVDGTNVKAVREIDGGKETVSTTLPLIIGAQKGLVEEKDLRIPNMRGIMTARTKALTILEPVDAPANTKAVKFEKPAPKSAVKLVSPDNLDELINLLHNEAKVI
- a CDS encoding porin family protein, coding for MKKAVILFLLVLTTKGYSQFAKNLFSKDPIINLENWQKQRVYFGYYLGFNSFDFKFDYKTPVPDDIQVKKTTGFNVGVVADLRLQEYINLRFEPGLYYTKRDLYFPGVGTSENDYLREVNSTYIHFPLLLKFSALRTGNVRPYLVGGMSTTLNLSSNSKSQDDNYQQKFRVKQWTAAYEVGFGIDIFTEYFIFSPSVRGMFGITDELIRDNTSPSAYTDNIDSMKSRAILINFTFH
- a CDS encoding RNA methyltransferase, translated to MVSKNQIKLISGLHQKKQRFVNQLFFAEGVKVIQELLQSNFELEHLYTTLNDFEAVQSSKRTIINEQELKKISALSTPNSCLAVFKIPAEKKIIDSGLILALDDIRDPGNLGTILRLCDWFGIKQVICSKETVDIYNPKVVQATMGSISRVNVNYLDLNVFLTQTKLPVFGTFMDGENIYQSNLPHDGIIIMGNEANGISSEIEKLVTSRLTIPRFGDLQKTESLNVATATAIILSEFKRNS